One window from the genome of Streptomyces sp. NBC_01476 encodes:
- a CDS encoding DNA polymerase Y family protein, translated as MEMPQQAAVRGAHVLHVRCRPGTGEAGYWALLDLACDVSPVVQVLPPAAALVDVAGALRYWDASPWDLGMRLRLRAAALLGIDVRVGAGPNWTVAAMASKGPLPVALVPDDSVAVRSFLDPLPVGMLHGIGPVQAERLVSFGLHSVGLLAATPEGTVQRILGGRAGRLLRDRALGIDPRPVTPSSLPSSTRERRIFDRDTLDAEAVRTALLESAVALGARLRARQQIAGTLALEVAFADGSAITRTRTLPEPSCHTDDLRTAAYGVFQALHLERARIRAITLTVDKLAAAGSAGGQISLDRARENRLRAEPVIDELNARFGPGAVRPAALSWRRAG; from the coding sequence ATGGAGATGCCGCAGCAGGCTGCTGTGCGGGGAGCGCATGTGCTGCATGTGCGGTGCCGGCCGGGAACCGGTGAAGCGGGCTACTGGGCCCTGCTTGACCTGGCCTGCGATGTCTCGCCGGTGGTGCAGGTGCTCCCGCCGGCTGCCGCGCTGGTCGATGTGGCGGGGGCGCTTCGTTACTGGGACGCCTCCCCTTGGGATCTGGGCATGCGGTTGCGGCTGCGCGCCGCGGCCCTCCTGGGGATCGACGTGCGGGTGGGGGCCGGCCCGAACTGGACGGTCGCTGCGATGGCCTCCAAGGGGCCGCTGCCGGTGGCCCTGGTGCCCGACGACTCGGTGGCGGTGAGGTCGTTCCTGGATCCGCTGCCGGTCGGCATGCTGCACGGCATCGGCCCGGTCCAGGCCGAGCGGCTGGTCTCCTTCGGTCTGCACAGCGTCGGCCTGCTGGCCGCGACCCCGGAGGGCACCGTGCAGCGGATCCTCGGCGGCCGGGCCGGCCGCCTGCTGCGCGACCGCGCCCTCGGCATCGACCCGCGCCCGGTGACCCCGTCCAGCCTGCCCTCCTCCACCAGGGAGCGTCGCATCTTCGACCGCGACACCCTCGACGCCGAAGCGGTTCGTACCGCGCTGCTGGAATCCGCGGTCGCCCTGGGGGCCCGGCTGCGCGCCCGGCAGCAGATCGCCGGCACCCTCGCACTGGAGGTCGCCTTCGCCGACGGCTCAGCCATCACCCGCACCCGGACGCTTCCCGAACCCTCATGCCACACCGACGACCTGCGCACGGCTGCGTACGGGGTGTTCCAGGCGCTGCACCTGGAGCGCGCCCGTATCCGCGCGATCACCCTTACGGTGGACAAGCTCGCCGCGGCCGGCAGCGCGGGCGGGCAGATCAGCCTGGACCGGGCCCGGGAGAACCGGCTGCGCGCCGAGCCTGTCATCGACGAGCTGAATGCCAGGTTCGGTCCTGGCGCGGTACGTCCGGCGGCCCTGTCGTGGCGCCGAGCGGGCTGA
- a CDS encoding gamma-glutamyltransferase: MIPANVNDAPPLVYTDSIDVPVLFRDGPDSRPFKQWRTAAALPWPSNAAFPDHDGWYLPTTTWREILKAATEVGRDVTPNLLHVPQLAHAELVARVAPLYAYIGMHHFVPKKPKAPLPGSTGRRLTVNAVYEYATEQSARHALGYRLGMTMAEWACRSLMGLGQTWHIEDGGPDPSLEHLFKNPSLKLPDLWGRHEAENAYWLIEAKGGNVRVKRLRDGWVQLEGGSKILGAYAHRRVLVGASVQPGGDLFLTVDHDHHPGNPPLPHPGGKIPPGAPSTPEDHLGEDDDALMGTARAQMLTFLALRSAPASRLRTVALSSDRTTRRRRRDGLTTPLENDEATLAARTRARGAAIGADDPTRYEWARAIGLDDFLTCRIPGTELQLGMSRRLFAACAQLHREDQAIAERTPGMRAEDRDRVEEDADEDAELERRRTQGRIFREQQEDARPRIAPRVRAAYDRGDTERWNQLLPSAQEPPLDLTEHPDLLEAATPETYLALRQEDLPQRGR, translated from the coding sequence GTGATCCCTGCGAACGTGAACGACGCCCCACCCCTGGTCTATACCGACAGCATCGACGTACCGGTGCTGTTCCGGGACGGGCCGGACAGCCGGCCCTTCAAACAGTGGCGTACCGCCGCCGCCCTCCCGTGGCCGTCGAACGCCGCGTTCCCGGACCACGACGGCTGGTACCTGCCCACCACCACCTGGCGCGAGATCCTCAAGGCCGCAACCGAAGTAGGCCGCGACGTCACACCGAACCTGCTGCACGTCCCGCAGCTGGCCCACGCCGAACTCGTCGCCCGCGTCGCACCGCTGTACGCGTACATCGGCATGCACCACTTCGTTCCCAAGAAGCCCAAGGCGCCGCTGCCGGGCAGTACCGGGCGGCGGCTGACGGTCAACGCGGTCTACGAGTACGCCACCGAGCAGTCCGCACGCCACGCGCTCGGCTACCGACTGGGCATGACGATGGCCGAATGGGCGTGCCGCTCGCTGATGGGCCTGGGCCAGACCTGGCACATCGAGGACGGCGGACCCGATCCCTCTCTGGAGCACCTGTTCAAAAACCCTTCGCTGAAGCTGCCGGACCTGTGGGGCCGGCACGAGGCGGAGAACGCGTACTGGCTCATCGAGGCCAAGGGCGGCAACGTCCGGGTAAAACGGCTCAGGGACGGCTGGGTCCAGCTCGAAGGCGGCAGCAAGATCCTGGGCGCCTACGCGCACCGCCGCGTCCTGGTCGGTGCCTCGGTCCAGCCCGGGGGCGATCTGTTCCTGACCGTCGACCACGACCATCACCCGGGGAACCCGCCCCTGCCCCACCCCGGTGGCAAAATTCCGCCCGGCGCCCCCAGCACGCCGGAGGACCACCTCGGGGAGGACGACGACGCCCTCATGGGCACCGCCCGCGCCCAGATGCTCACCTTCCTCGCCCTGCGCTCCGCCCCGGCATCACGCTTGCGGACCGTCGCGCTGTCCAGCGACCGCACCACCCGCCGGCGCCGCCGCGACGGGCTGACCACCCCGCTGGAAAACGACGAGGCAACTCTCGCCGCACGCACACGTGCCCGCGGGGCGGCCATCGGCGCCGATGATCCAACCCGTTATGAATGGGCCCGGGCCATTGGCCTGGACGACTTCCTCACCTGCCGCATCCCCGGCACCGAGCTGCAACTGGGCATGTCCCGACGCCTGTTCGCCGCCTGCGCCCAGCTCCACCGCGAAGACCAGGCCATCGCGGAGCGCACCCCCGGCATGCGGGCCGAAGACCGCGACCGCGTCGAGGAGGACGCCGATGAAGACGCCGAGCTGGAACGGCGCCGGACCCAGGGGCGCATCTTCCGCGAACAGCAGGAAGACGCCCGTCCCCGTATCGCGCCCCGGGTCCGCGCCGCCTACGACCGGGGCGACACCGAACGGTGGAACCAGCTCCTGCCCAGCGCCCAGGAACCACCGCTCGACCTCACCGAGCACCCCGACCTTCTCGAAGCGGCAACCCCCGAGACCTATCTCGCCCTGCGCCAGGAAGACCTTCCGCAGCGCGGCCGGTGA
- a CDS encoding helix-turn-helix domain-containing protein, producing MSSAEEFADDLRRLRAAAGDPSFRQLAGRTAQGKTTVSDAFIGRRLPTWPVARALVVELGGDEEEYRGRWAKAKNAAGRPPEVPQWLTSVRSDIPDLVTGADFATACALASSDPKKALASAWEVVRLSAVQISHALYDDLPGNWSSNMIASLRRAEEDGFLPAGTAAAANAVHHVHVPNTMLETPEAPTHEILQVVFLAYRLAWQAHDVVKNSAAARAASPPQPAGRGGSSARPASSTPPVSDRASG from the coding sequence TTGAGCAGCGCCGAGGAATTCGCCGACGACCTGCGCCGGCTGCGCGCCGCGGCAGGCGACCCCTCATTCCGGCAGTTGGCAGGCCGCACAGCCCAGGGCAAAACCACCGTCAGTGACGCGTTCATCGGGAGGCGGCTGCCCACCTGGCCGGTAGCCCGGGCACTGGTGGTCGAACTCGGCGGAGACGAAGAGGAATACCGAGGCCGCTGGGCGAAGGCCAAGAACGCGGCAGGACGCCCACCAGAAGTCCCGCAATGGCTGACCTCGGTACGCTCCGACATCCCGGACCTGGTCACCGGAGCCGACTTCGCCACAGCCTGCGCGCTCGCCTCCAGCGACCCCAAGAAGGCACTCGCCTCGGCCTGGGAGGTCGTCCGGCTGTCCGCTGTCCAGATTTCACACGCCCTGTACGACGACCTGCCCGGAAACTGGTCATCGAACATGATCGCCTCGCTGCGCCGGGCCGAGGAGGACGGCTTCCTGCCGGCAGGAACCGCGGCGGCAGCCAACGCCGTCCACCACGTCCACGTCCCGAACACAATGCTGGAGACCCCCGAGGCACCCACGCACGAGATCCTCCAAGTGGTCTTCCTCGCCTACCGGCTGGCCTGGCAGGCACACGACGTCGTCAAGAACAGCGCCGCCGCCCGCGCAGCAAGTCCCCCGCAACCCGCGGGTCGCGGAGGCAGCTCGGCGCGGCCGGCGTCCAGCACCCCGCCCGTGTCCGACCGCGCATCGGGTTGA
- a CDS encoding IS1380 family transposase: MHTTGSRPKLVVSADGHGVVSHAGSRLLADLADATGLTAAFTDTLRRLRPRGTGHDPGRIAVDVAVMLADGGEAISDLALLRDQAPVFGPVASTATAWRLLAGLDPAALAGLRGSRAAARDLAWLQAAETREGIPSARAGGRDLPGLVLDIDATLVTCHSDKEEAAPTYKRGFGYHPLLCFLDNTGEALAGVLRPGNAGANTATDHITVLDGALAQIPDAHRHGTPILVRTDSAGGAKTFLAHLRSLRDRGIRTSFSVGYAVTEPVRRAVRALPDRFWHPALEQDGTLRAGAEVAELTGMLDLAGHPDGTRIIVRRERPHPGAQLSLSDLDEGMRHQAFITDTPVGEGSLQFLEVRHRGHARVEDRIRCGKTTGFGRFPSRHFAINQAWLELALTAIDLLAWTQTLLLDGELATAEPKKLRYRLLHAAARLTRGGRRLHLRIAATWPWRHELTTAFTRLAALPRPAT; encoded by the coding sequence GTGCACACTACCGGGTCACGTCCCAAGCTGGTCGTGTCGGCCGACGGTCACGGGGTGGTCAGCCACGCGGGTTCCCGGCTTTTGGCCGACCTCGCTGATGCCACCGGCCTGACAGCGGCCTTCACCGACACACTGCGCCGGCTTCGTCCGCGTGGCACCGGGCACGATCCGGGCAGGATCGCGGTCGATGTGGCGGTGATGCTCGCCGACGGCGGCGAGGCCATCAGCGACCTGGCCCTACTGCGTGACCAGGCCCCCGTGTTCGGCCCGGTCGCCTCCACCGCGACTGCCTGGCGTCTGCTGGCCGGCCTTGATCCGGCCGCACTCGCCGGACTGCGCGGGTCCAGGGCCGCGGCCCGGGACCTCGCCTGGCTGCAGGCCGCCGAGACCCGAGAAGGCATACCGTCGGCCCGTGCCGGCGGCCGGGACCTGCCCGGCCTGGTCCTGGACATCGACGCCACCCTGGTGACCTGCCACTCCGACAAGGAGGAGGCGGCGCCCACCTACAAACGCGGGTTCGGCTACCACCCTCTGCTGTGCTTCCTGGACAACACCGGCGAGGCCCTGGCCGGCGTGCTGCGGCCGGGCAACGCGGGCGCGAACACCGCAACCGACCACATCACCGTCCTGGATGGGGCACTGGCCCAGATCCCCGACGCCCACCGCCACGGCACCCCGATCCTGGTCCGCACCGACAGCGCCGGCGGCGCGAAAACCTTCCTCGCCCACCTGCGTTCCCTGCGGGACCGGGGCATCCGCACGTCGTTCTCCGTCGGATACGCAGTCACCGAACCGGTCCGCCGGGCGGTCCGTGCCCTGCCCGACCGGTTCTGGCATCCGGCTCTGGAGCAGGACGGCACCTTGCGGGCCGGCGCCGAGGTCGCCGAGCTGACCGGCATGCTCGACCTGGCCGGACACCCCGACGGCACCCGGATCATCGTCCGACGCGAACGCCCCCACCCGGGCGCGCAGTTGTCGCTGTCCGACCTCGACGAGGGCATGCGCCACCAGGCGTTCATCACCGACACTCCCGTCGGTGAAGGCTCGCTGCAGTTCCTGGAGGTCCGCCACCGCGGGCATGCCCGCGTCGAGGACCGCATCCGATGCGGCAAGACCACCGGCTTCGGCCGCTTCCCCTCCCGCCACTTCGCCATCAACCAAGCGTGGCTGGAGCTGGCACTGACCGCCATCGACCTGCTCGCATGGACCCAGACCCTCCTGCTGGACGGCGAACTGGCCACCGCCGAGCCGAAGAAACTCCGCTACCGCCTGCTGCACGCAGCCGCCCGCCTCACCCGTGGCGGGCGACGCCTCCACCTGCGGATCGCCGCCACCTGGCCCTGGCGCCACGAGCTGACCACAGCATTCACCCGTCTCGCGGCCCTACCCAGACCAGCCACCTGA
- a CDS encoding ATP-dependent DNA ligase, protein MQNPYPRTCVFDVLILGADSLLRRPYAERRQTLRSLELAGPNCSVPDAVVGRSAQALAHTRAANVEGIVCKDLASVYKPGVRSRSWVKIKNTLYSLVQSDRYPRHRSQESLPMTHPVTDNQVTT, encoded by the coding sequence GTGCAGAATCCGTACCCGCGCACCTGCGTGTTCGACGTTTTAATTCTTGGCGCCGACAGCCTGTTGAGGCGGCCCTATGCCGAGCGAAGGCAGACGCTTCGATCACTGGAGCTGGCCGGGCCGAACTGCTCGGTGCCGGACGCGGTCGTCGGACGCAGCGCCCAGGCTCTCGCACACACCCGGGCCGCGAATGTGGAAGGAATCGTCTGCAAGGACCTCGCGTCGGTCTACAAACCCGGGGTCCGGTCCCGGTCCTGGGTCAAGATCAAAAACACCCTGTATTCCCTCGTTCAGTCAGATCGTTACCCGCGCCACCGAAGTCAAGAATCCCTCCCGATGACCCATCCCGTTACCGATAATCAGGTAACTACCTGA